The following coding sequences lie in one Dunckerocampus dactyliophorus isolate RoL2022-P2 chromosome 4, RoL_Ddac_1.1, whole genome shotgun sequence genomic window:
- the selenoe gene encoding selenoprotein e isoform X3 — protein sequence MLPVGTILSTLIIGFIFILMASAQTVPTPVDKPEENINETLMLEKHMNAAEAANKEVKVKQTKHTHMDTLRAAYMDRKYYYPDCVHSQNLEARMLDKLKDTTEAKLKNLEAQSMLDKLAELGKDAAETKPKVDRFGVDHLGSGALGDMRVLVLLALVVAAASAENNETTADEKMVIARGKLLAPSVVGUGIKKMPELHDFLMERWALYHNLEYDSSEEIDPKLIFYNDKDEVVKTVPVKDMTADEMSRLLDSLGFYKRARKGDEVPDEFQRFPLQVARDEL from the exons ATGCTCCCGGTGGGCACCATCCTCTCGACCCTCATCATTGGcttcatcttcatcctcatGGCATCGGCACAG ACTGTTCCAACACCTGTGGACAAACCAGAAGAAAACATCAATGAAACTCTG ATGCTGGAAAAACACATGAATGCTGCAGAAGCTGCAAATAAGGAAGTTaaggtaaaacaaacaaaacacacacacatggataCTTTACGTGCTGCATacatggacaggaagtactactaCCCAGATTGTGTACACTCACAGAATCTGGAAGCACGTATGCTTGACAAGTTGAAGGACACCACAGAAGCAAAACTTAAG AATCTGGAAGCACAAAGCATGCTGGACAAACTGGCCGAGCTGGGCAAGGACGCTGCAGAAACAAAGCCTAAg GTGGATCGCTTCGGTGTGGATCATTTGGGGTCCGGAGCGCTCGGAGACATGAGGGTCCTGGTGCTGCTCGCCCTGGTGGTCGCGGCGGCCTCAGCGGAAAACAACGAAACGACAGCGGACGAGAAAATGGTCATCGCGAGAGGAAAACTGCTG gCCCCCAGCGTGGTCGGATGAGGCATCAAGAAAATGCCGGAGCTCCACGACTTCCTCATGGAACGCTGGGCTTTATA CCACAACCTGGAGTACGATTCCTCAGAGGAGATCGATCCCAAGCTGATTTTTTATAACGACAAGGACGAAGTGGTCAAG ACGGTTCCCGTGAAGGACATGACGGCGGACGAGATGAGCCGCTTGCTGGACTCGCTGGGCTTTTACAAGCGGGCCCGGAAGGGGGACGAGGTCCCGGACGAGTTCCAGCGCTTCCCCCTGCAAGTGGCGCGGGATGAGCTTTGA
- the selenoe gene encoding selenoprotein e isoform X2, producing the protein MQRKVNITGKRPQKALCSRWAPSSRPSSLASSSSSWHRHRSNTSFAQMDRKYYMQYYPHVLLQTVPTPVDKPEENINETLMLEKHMNAAEAANKEVKNLEARMLDKLKDTTEAKLKNLEAQSMLDKLAELGKDAAETKPKVDRFGVDHLGSGALGDMRVLVLLALVVAAASAENNETTADEKMVIARGKLLAPSVVGUGIKKMPELHDFLMERWALYHNLEYDSSEEIDPKLIFYNDKDEVVKTVPVKDMTADEMSRLLDSLGFYKRARKGDEVPDEFQRFPLQVARDEL; encoded by the exons ATGCAGAGAAAGGTCAACATAACGGGCAAGAGGCCTCAGAAGGCTTTATGCTCCCGGTGGGCACCATCCTCTCGACCCTCATCATTGGcttcatcttcatcctcatGGCATCGGCACAGGTCAAATACTTCATTTGCACagatggacaggaagtactacatGCAGTATTACCCACATGTCCTCCTGCAGACTGTTCCAACACCTGTGGACAAACCAGAAGAAAACATCAATGAAACTCTG ATGCTGGAAAAACACATGAATGCTGCAGAAGCTGCAAATAAGGAAGTTaag AATCTGGAAGCACGTATGCTTGACAAGTTGAAGGACACCACAGAAGCAAAACTTAAG AATCTGGAAGCACAAAGCATGCTGGACAAACTGGCCGAGCTGGGCAAGGACGCTGCAGAAACAAAGCCTAAg GTGGATCGCTTCGGTGTGGATCATTTGGGGTCCGGAGCGCTCGGAGACATGAGGGTCCTGGTGCTGCTCGCCCTGGTGGTCGCGGCGGCCTCAGCGGAAAACAACGAAACGACAGCGGACGAGAAAATGGTCATCGCGAGAGGAAAACTGCTG gCCCCCAGCGTGGTCGGATGAGGCATCAAGAAAATGCCGGAGCTCCACGACTTCCTCATGGAACGCTGGGCTTTATA CCACAACCTGGAGTACGATTCCTCAGAGGAGATCGATCCCAAGCTGATTTTTTATAACGACAAGGACGAAGTGGTCAAG ACGGTTCCCGTGAAGGACATGACGGCGGACGAGATGAGCCGCTTGCTGGACTCGCTGGGCTTTTACAAGCGGGCCCGGAAGGGGGACGAGGTCCCGGACGAGTTCCAGCGCTTCCCCCTGCAAGTGGCGCGGGATGAGCTTTGA
- the selenoe gene encoding selenoprotein e isoform X4, whose translation MLPVGTILSTLIIGFIFILMASAQTVPTPVDKPEENINETLVDRFGVDHLGSGALGDMRVLVLLALVVAAASAENNETTADEKMVIARGKLLAPSVVGUGIKKMPELHDFLMERWALYHNLEYDSSEEIDPKLIFYNDKDEVVKTVPVKDMTADEMSRLLDSLGFYKRARKGDEVPDEFQRFPLQVARDEL comes from the exons ATGCTCCCGGTGGGCACCATCCTCTCGACCCTCATCATTGGcttcatcttcatcctcatGGCATCGGCACAG ACTGTTCCAACACCTGTGGACAAACCAGAAGAAAACATCAATGAAACTCTG GTGGATCGCTTCGGTGTGGATCATTTGGGGTCCGGAGCGCTCGGAGACATGAGGGTCCTGGTGCTGCTCGCCCTGGTGGTCGCGGCGGCCTCAGCGGAAAACAACGAAACGACAGCGGACGAGAAAATGGTCATCGCGAGAGGAAAACTGCTG gCCCCCAGCGTGGTCGGATGAGGCATCAAGAAAATGCCGGAGCTCCACGACTTCCTCATGGAACGCTGGGCTTTATA CCACAACCTGGAGTACGATTCCTCAGAGGAGATCGATCCCAAGCTGATTTTTTATAACGACAAGGACGAAGTGGTCAAG ACGGTTCCCGTGAAGGACATGACGGCGGACGAGATGAGCCGCTTGCTGGACTCGCTGGGCTTTTACAAGCGGGCCCGGAAGGGGGACGAGGTCCCGGACGAGTTCCAGCGCTTCCCCCTGCAAGTGGCGCGGGATGAGCTTTGA
- the selenoe gene encoding selenoprotein e isoform X1: MQRKVNITGKRPQKALCSRWAPSSRPSSLASSSSSWHRHRSNTSFAQMDRKYYMQYYPHVLLQTVPTPVDKPEENINETLMLEKHMNAAEAANKEVKVKQTKHTHMDTLRAAYMDRKYYYPDCVHSQNLEARMLDKLKDTTEAKLKNLEAQSMLDKLAELGKDAAETKPKVDRFGVDHLGSGALGDMRVLVLLALVVAAASAENNETTADEKMVIARGKLLAPSVVGUGIKKMPELHDFLMERWALYHNLEYDSSEEIDPKLIFYNDKDEVVKTVPVKDMTADEMSRLLDSLGFYKRARKGDEVPDEFQRFPLQVARDEL; this comes from the exons ATGCAGAGAAAGGTCAACATAACGGGCAAGAGGCCTCAGAAGGCTTTATGCTCCCGGTGGGCACCATCCTCTCGACCCTCATCATTGGcttcatcttcatcctcatGGCATCGGCACAGGTCAAATACTTCATTTGCACagatggacaggaagtactacatGCAGTATTACCCACATGTCCTCCTGCAGACTGTTCCAACACCTGTGGACAAACCAGAAGAAAACATCAATGAAACTCTG ATGCTGGAAAAACACATGAATGCTGCAGAAGCTGCAAATAAGGAAGTTaaggtaaaacaaacaaaacacacacacatggataCTTTACGTGCTGCATacatggacaggaagtactactaCCCAGATTGTGTACACTCACAGAATCTGGAAGCACGTATGCTTGACAAGTTGAAGGACACCACAGAAGCAAAACTTAAG AATCTGGAAGCACAAAGCATGCTGGACAAACTGGCCGAGCTGGGCAAGGACGCTGCAGAAACAAAGCCTAAg GTGGATCGCTTCGGTGTGGATCATTTGGGGTCCGGAGCGCTCGGAGACATGAGGGTCCTGGTGCTGCTCGCCCTGGTGGTCGCGGCGGCCTCAGCGGAAAACAACGAAACGACAGCGGACGAGAAAATGGTCATCGCGAGAGGAAAACTGCTG gCCCCCAGCGTGGTCGGATGAGGCATCAAGAAAATGCCGGAGCTCCACGACTTCCTCATGGAACGCTGGGCTTTATA CCACAACCTGGAGTACGATTCCTCAGAGGAGATCGATCCCAAGCTGATTTTTTATAACGACAAGGACGAAGTGGTCAAG ACGGTTCCCGTGAAGGACATGACGGCGGACGAGATGAGCCGCTTGCTGGACTCGCTGGGCTTTTACAAGCGGGCCCGGAAGGGGGACGAGGTCCCGGACGAGTTCCAGCGCTTCCCCCTGCAAGTGGCGCGGGATGAGCTTTGA